tgtgttctaagtcaaataaaatctattcaacttttatttgtttagaccaaatcacaacaacagttatctcaaggagaaaacaaaacttgttttaaggtgcagaagCCCtatgctggatttcgacctacttgggcagcttttttttttttttaggccccccccccccggtaagacaaatgcccacccacacctgacaTCTTGGTAACACCACTGCTTTGTACTCATTTTACTCATGCATTAAAAAAGAGACAGTTGTTGGATTGCAAGTTTAACCTTTATTTGGAATTTATTGATGCTAAacgttttatttgttttgaccAGAAAACAGCAATGGCAGCTTCTACTACTAGTGCGGGGCTGTACACTGACATCTCTTTCACGTTCCCATACATTATACGGCAGAGGTGGCTTTACAGTTCCTTTCAGGCGGTGCCTTCTCAATGGCGCCCGTCATCGTCTTCCTCCATTTCGTCTTCCTCGTACTCGCCCATTTCGTCAGCGGTGGCGTCCTGGTACTGCTGGTACTCGGACACCAGGTCATTCATGTTGCTCTCGGCCTCGGTGAATTCCATCTCATCCATGCCCTCGCCGGTGTACCAGTGCAAGAAAGCCTTCCGGCGGAACATGGCAGTGAACTGCTCTGAGATCCTACGGAAGAGCTCCTGGATAGCCGTGCTATTGCCGATGAAGGTGGCCGACATCTTAAGACCGCGTGGCGGAATGTCACAGACAGCTGTCTTGACGTTGCTGGGGATCCACTCCACGAAGTAACTGCTGTTCTTGTTCTGCACGCTCAACATCTGCTCGTCCACCTCCTTCATGGACATGCGACCGCGGAAAATGGCCGCCACTGTTAGGTAGCGGCCATGTCGTGGGTCGCACGCGGCCATCATGTTCTTGGCGTCGAACATCTGCTGCGTGAGCTCGGGGACCGAGAGGGCGCGGTACTGTTGGCTCCCCCTGCTGGTGAGGGGGGCAAAGCCCGGCATGAAGAAGTGCAAGCGGGGGAAGGGCACCATGTTGACGGCCAGTTTGCGTAGGTCGGCGTTTAGCTGGCCGGGGAAGCGCAGACAAGTGGTGACCCCGCTCATGGTGGCCGACACCAGGTGGTTGAGGTCGCCGTAGGTGGGTGTGGTCAGCTTAAGCGTACGGAAACAGATGTCATAGAGTGCCTCGTTGTCAATGCTGAAGCTCTCGTCCGTGTTCTCCACCAGTTGGTGCACGGACAGCGTGGCATTGTACGGCTCCACCACAGTGTCGGACACTTTGGGCGACGGCATGACGCTGAACGTGTTCATGATACGGTCGGGGTACTCCTCGCGGATCTTGCTGATGAGCAATGTGCCCATCCCAGAGCCAGTGCCCCCGCCCAGAGAGTGGGTCAGTTGGAAGCCCTGCAGACAGTCGCAGTTCTCAGACTCTTTCCTCACCACATCCAGAACCGCATCCACCAGCTCGGCTCCTTCCGTGTAGTGACCCTTGGCCCAGTTGTTTCCCGCTCCGCTTTGACCTGTGAGATGCACATTCTGTCACAAACGCCTACAGTTACAACTAAAATTACACAAGAGTTTGTTTCAAATTCCACAATTCCCGAACACCATGACAATGACCGAAGACACTAGTCAAAATTCTTCTTAAAAGataggtttaattagtcaaaaTGATACTGCAGATATCTCAAATGCAGGTTGTTCACACTTGAAGATTTTCAGGATTGTAAGGAGAAACTCACTGAAAATGAAAGGGTAAGAGTGATGTTATTTGTAAGCCTTTTCTCGGAAACCAGACAAATTGATCCATGAATGAACTCTCACCTCAGAAACATTCCCCTCAACATTTGCACTCTGAAGTTGTGATTTGTGCGTACTTTTGTCCAAAGACCAATCATAAGCCGTGAGAAAACAGGTTAGAAGAATAGACCAAAATTATGGTCAAAACCCCAATAGTTTGAATGAAGGATGGCGCAATGAACTTTTGAAAAGTTGACATGACTCATTGTATTTAGCCATTTTCATAGATTTGTGACTGAATTTCCTCAAATTTGAAGGAGAAAGGTTACTTTGACAATTGTACCTAGATTTCTAACATCTTCTCAGCTAAGGAACGTCCTTCAAAAGCAACAGTATAAGGATAggccaaaaaacatttttcaaatgcTGAACCCAGTGTCTGGTTTCCTTGGGATGGTTCACGTTTCTCGTTTAAATTCAAGGGTCAAATCAATTTGGTCTGTCTAGGTTACAGTATGTTTGAGCTTCATGCTATAAATCCCCAAAATATTCACAACCtttgtgacatttttgtttgctagtgtcattctgaagtttggaAACACTTATCTGATCTACCCAGAGGGGTGACAGTAATTATTGGCCTTGCTGTCTAAGGCTACAATCGACTTGAAGGATAGATTTGAAACCCTGAATAGTACACTATACACTACACTAGATAATGCATACATTTCTTTTTCCCTAAGGCCAAaagggtaaaaaaataaataaagaaagaaaaaaagcaaagcatattttcagTAATGAGGGTACCATTATAAACTGTGCTTCTCGCCCCAAAAAAGTGGATAACCCTTAATGTGTGTTGGGCACTGAGAAGCACCAAAGACCAGTTTTAGGAAGTATTTTCAAACACACACCACTTTACAATTTACTACCATTGACAGCTAAGTACCTACTTGTGAATGAAATATCCAAATATAACTTCTACAATCTATATTTGACACTTAACTAATTTATGCTGTCCAGGTTTACCGAAGCCTATCTTGTCTAAGATGTATATTcagatgtacagtggtatgaaaaagtatctgaaccttatggaatttcccacatttctgcataaaatcaccatcaaatgttatgTGATATTTGTCAAACTCACatggatgaaaatacagtgtctgctttaactaaaaccacc
The DNA window shown above is from Corythoichthys intestinalis isolate RoL2023-P3 chromosome 14, ASM3026506v1, whole genome shotgun sequence and carries:
- the LOC130930435 gene encoding tubulin beta-2A chain-like isoform X2, whose translation is MREIVHIQAGQCGNQIGAKFWEVISDEHGIDPSGSYQGDSELQLERINVYYNEASGSKFVPRAILVDLEPGTMDSVRSGPFGQLFRPDNFVFGQSGAGNNWAKGHYTEGAELVDAVLDVVRKESENCDCLQGFQLTHSLGGGTGSGMGTLLISKIREEYPDRIMNTFSVMPSPKVSDTVVEPYNATLSVHQLVENTDESFSIDNEALYDICFRTLKLTTPTYGDLNHLVSATMSGVTTCLRFPGQLNADLRKLAVNMVPFPRLHFFMPGFAPLTSRGSQQYRALSVPELTQQMFDAKNMMAACDPRHGRYLTVAAIFRGRMSMKEVDEQMLSVQNKNSSYFVEWIPSNVKTAVCDIPPRGLKMSATFIGNSTAIQELFRRISEQFTAMFRRKAFLHWYTGEGMDEMEFTEAESNMNDLVSEYQQYQDATADEMGEYEEDEMEEDDDGRH
- the LOC130930435 gene encoding tubulin beta chain-like isoform X1; the protein is MKNMLDLYVTLATIKTVNGTDDHSLPVLPISSGLDVNHHQWQPISQARQRPLELTMQYVINEGRVCVRVVLQFWEVISDEHGIDPSGSYQGDSELQLERINVYYNEASGSKFVPRAILVDLEPGTMDSVRSGPFGQLFRPDNFVFGQSGAGNNWAKGHYTEGAELVDAVLDVVRKESENCDCLQGFQLTHSLGGGTGSGMGTLLISKIREEYPDRIMNTFSVMPSPKVSDTVVEPYNATLSVHQLVENTDESFSIDNEALYDICFRTLKLTTPTYGDLNHLVSATMSGVTTCLRFPGQLNADLRKLAVNMVPFPRLHFFMPGFAPLTSRGSQQYRALSVPELTQQMFDAKNMMAACDPRHGRYLTVAAIFRGRMSMKEVDEQMLSVQNKNSSYFVEWIPSNVKTAVCDIPPRGLKMSATFIGNSTAIQELFRRISEQFTAMFRRKAFLHWYTGEGMDEMEFTEAESNMNDLVSEYQQYQDATADEMGEYEEDEMEEDDDGRH